A genomic segment from Dechloromonas denitrificans encodes:
- the yajC gene encoding preprotein translocase subunit YajC codes for MISLAHAQTAAASADPTGGLMQMLPMILMFVVLWFLMIRPQMKKAKEHKALLAALAKGDEVVTQGGIVGKVVKVGDNYITVEIAEGTEVVVQKPSIGLVLPKGTLKSL; via the coding sequence ATGATTAGCCTTGCCCACGCCCAGACCGCTGCTGCATCTGCCGACCCGACCGGTGGCCTGATGCAGATGCTGCCGATGATCCTGATGTTCGTCGTGCTGTGGTTCCTGATGATTCGTCCGCAAATGAAGAAAGCCAAGGAACACAAGGCTCTGCTCGCCGCACTGGCCAAGGGTGATGAAGTCGTCACCCAGGGTGGCATCGTCGGCAAGGTGGTCAAGGTTGGCGACAACTACATCACCGTCGAGATCGCCGAAGGCACCGAAGTTGTTGTGCAAAAACCGTCGATCGGCCTGGTCTTGCCGAAGGGCACGCTGAAGTCCCTGTAA
- the tgt gene encoding tRNA guanosine(34) transglycosylase Tgt translates to MQFELHKTDGAARRGTVTLAHGQIQTPVFMPVGTYGTVKAMTPTSLHEIGAQICLGNTFHLWLRPGLEVIAAHKGLHDFMNWQKPILTDSGGFQVFSLGAMRKITEEGVKFSSPHDGAKLFLTPEISMQIQKVLNSDIVMIFDECTPYPASREEAAKSMRMSMRWAQRSRDEHNKLENSNALFGIVQGGMYEDLRDESVAGLCDIGFDGMAIGGLSVGEPKEDMARILAHTAPKLPTDKPRYLMGVGTPEDLVYSVKAGIDMFDCVMPTRNARNGHLFTRYGDVKIKNARYKMDTGPLDPSCSCYTCKQFTRSYLHHLFRNGEILGGMLNTIHNLHFYQTIMAEMRAAIETGTLEQWSTAFAHDRSSGQ, encoded by the coding sequence ATGCAGTTTGAACTCCACAAGACCGACGGCGCAGCCCGGCGCGGCACTGTCACACTGGCCCACGGTCAGATCCAGACCCCTGTTTTCATGCCGGTCGGCACCTACGGCACGGTCAAGGCGATGACGCCGACCTCGCTGCACGAAATCGGCGCCCAGATCTGCCTCGGCAACACCTTTCACCTGTGGCTGCGCCCGGGCCTTGAAGTCATCGCCGCGCACAAGGGCCTGCATGATTTCATGAACTGGCAGAAGCCGATCCTGACCGACTCGGGCGGCTTCCAGGTCTTTTCACTCGGCGCGATGCGCAAGATTACCGAGGAAGGCGTCAAATTCTCGTCGCCGCACGATGGCGCCAAGCTTTTCCTGACACCGGAAATCTCGATGCAGATCCAGAAGGTGCTCAATTCCGACATCGTGATGATCTTCGACGAATGCACGCCCTACCCGGCGAGCCGCGAAGAAGCCGCCAAGTCGATGCGCATGAGCATGCGCTGGGCGCAGCGTTCGCGCGATGAGCACAACAAGCTGGAAAACAGCAACGCCCTGTTCGGCATCGTCCAGGGCGGCATGTACGAAGACCTGCGTGACGAATCGGTCGCCGGTCTGTGCGACATCGGTTTCGATGGCATGGCCATTGGCGGCCTGTCGGTTGGCGAACCGAAGGAAGACATGGCGCGCATCCTGGCCCACACAGCACCCAAGCTGCCGACCGACAAGCCACGCTACCTGATGGGTGTCGGCACACCGGAAGACCTGGTTTATTCGGTCAAGGCCGGCATCGACATGTTCGACTGCGTGATGCCGACCCGCAACGCCCGCAACGGCCACCTGTTCACCCGCTACGGCGACGTCAAGATCAAGAACGCCCGCTACAAGATGGACACCGGCCCGCTCGATCCATCCTGCTCGTGCTACACCTGCAAGCAATTCACACGCAGCTACCTGCACCACCTGTTCCGCAACGGAGAGATTCTCGGCGGCATGCTCAACACCATCCACAACCTGCATTTCTACCAGACCATCATGGCCGAAATGCGGGCTGCCATCGAGACCGGCACTCTGGAGCAATGGTCAACTGCCTTTGCCCACGACCGTTCCTCGGGCCAGTGA